The Bacillus sp. SM2101 genome contains a region encoding:
- the thiL gene encoding thiamine-phosphate kinase: MDEFSLINKIKPQVVNQSSLIMGIGDDAALVSSQDKFDQIICIDTMVEEVHFKRSTMKPYQIGFKALAANISDVAAMGGIPLYYLISIAIPKHWTEEDILVIYAGMNDLARNYDMDMIGGDTVSTNGPLVISVTVIGEVEKGKKLFRSNAKDGDIVFVTGTLGDSSAGLQLLLAKGIKYSYQLTEKELVNKHQMPYPRVEIGRLLTCYNRVALNDISDGLASEANEIAEASNVSIYLEEGQIPLSKQIYDVCSNEAIIKALYGGEDYELIGTLPQSDWNHFEKECLKHNYKVTAIGQVKSGPSEVLLQTNDGKVKTIEKKGYNHFNN; the protein is encoded by the coding sequence ATTGATGAATTTTCATTAATAAACAAAATTAAACCACAGGTTGTAAACCAATCATCTTTAATAATGGGTATTGGTGATGATGCAGCATTAGTATCATCTCAGGATAAGTTTGATCAAATAATATGTATTGATACGATGGTAGAAGAAGTCCATTTTAAGCGAAGTACCATGAAGCCCTATCAAATTGGCTTTAAAGCTTTAGCAGCTAATATAAGTGACGTGGCAGCAATGGGGGGGATCCCTCTCTATTATTTAATATCCATCGCTATACCTAAGCATTGGACTGAAGAAGATATTCTTGTCATTTATGCAGGAATGAACGATTTAGCTAGAAATTATGATATGGATATGATTGGTGGAGATACTGTATCTACAAATGGTCCACTAGTTATATCGGTAACCGTCATTGGCGAAGTTGAAAAAGGAAAAAAACTTTTTAGAAGTAATGCCAAGGATGGTGATATCGTGTTTGTTACAGGAACGTTAGGTGATTCTTCTGCAGGGTTACAGTTGTTATTAGCTAAGGGGATTAAATATTCTTATCAATTAACTGAAAAAGAGTTAGTAAACAAACATCAAATGCCTTATCCTCGAGTGGAGATTGGCCGTTTGTTGACATGTTATAATAGGGTAGCGTTAAATGATATTAGTGATGGATTGGCTAGTGAAGCAAATGAAATTGCCGAAGCTAGTAATGTTTCAATATATCTTGAAGAAGGTCAAATTCCTTTAAGTAAACAAATATATGATGTTTGTAGTAACGAAGCTATAATAAAAGCTCTGTATGGAGGAGAGGATTACGAACTCATAGGTACATTGCCGCAGAGTGACTGGAACCATTTTGAGAAAGAATGTCTTAAACATAATTATAAGGTAACAGCCATTGGGCAAGTGAAATCTGGACCTTCAGAAGTATTACTACAAACAAATGATGGGAAAGTTAAAACGATAGAAAAAAAGGGATATAACCATTTTAACAATTGA